aggttcagatcccaggagcagatatatacaccactcatcaagccatgctatggcagcatcccacatacaaaatagaggaagattgccacagacgtTAGCCCAGCGATaggcttcctcaagcaaaaagaagattggcaatggatgttagctcagggccaatcttcctcaaataaagaGTAATCTTGTGAAATTTTTTGAGGCTCTGTTGATACTGGTTGGTTGAACTGGCCATATAGAAAGCAAATTAGGTCAAACTCAGAGAGGCTATCCAGGTGTTTGTCaagatttaagaaaatgttaCCATGTGTGTAAAGCTAACAAAGATATCAGCAAATGAGCTAGTGTTATTGAGATGGTGCTTGAGAAATATGCTCAGATTACTCAGGTCTCTTCAACTTAGCTCTTGACCATGTTCTAAAAACCCATTATGAGACATAAATATATTGGATGAATTGGCCGTAGCACTCCGGTCTGAGCCTGTGTGAGTTCCATGTCAGTCCACAGATGATGGTCTCTTGGTCATTTAGGAAAATCAAATACAAGGAGAACAAAGAGGGAGAATCAAGGGCCACTTTTCCCAAGACGGTTTTTTGCATAAGGTAGTAAGCCATTCCTATTTCCTCGAGGAGTTTGAGAGTACTGTGGTTTACCAAGTacatttagaaatcattttaataaaaCTGATAATGAGAAATCTCAGATCACACTTCTTTTCTCAGGcggcttttttcccctctgaattTTTAGATTGAACCAAGTGGATCTCCACAATGTTCCCCAAACACTGCTGAGTAACCTCTTTTTTAGTGCTTTCCAATTTATATCTGAAtaatctgtctgtctgtcatcCCCACTAGACTAAAGGATCTTCAAAagcaatatatataatatatttcattcatctttgtatctggCACTTAGTAGGCCTTACAACTCACTGAATGGGTAAATCAGTGGCCGATTATTCATTTCATAGAGATATAAAGGGATCTCTTATATAGCAAGATTCTTTTGcatacttaaaatatatttcaaaatatacagtTTTAGGAaacttataattttaataaaataaagttaaaatttagACTTATATAAACTGTTAAAATGTATGATCAAGTTACCTGGCAAAACACAGCAATGGTCTTGAGTTACCAATCTGAGAGATTGAGAGTTAACTGCTGTATTCTTCCCTGGATTGGTCGTGTTTATGGAAGGTATTCAATTCATCTGATTCaacaggagaaggaaaatatttatagtaCAACTTCCTCTCAGTTGCAAATGGATTCCAATTACGTATGTGTCACATTTTTCTCTAACattgaaataatttgtttttctcttaattgaaatattttcattaacaCTCAACTTTTAAGCTTCCCTTTTTGAGATAAATATTGTAAAAGATACCAATACATTCATAAAGAATTATCAAATACTAGACACGAAATCTTAAGAATATCCACTTCAAAATTATATTGAAGTTCTAAAGCAAAATTCCAAGTCATTAGAATGTTCAAATTTGGTCttatataaaaaagaggaaactgtcctttttattcaaataaataggAGTTTAAAAACAATGCTGCTTGTAGTCATGATATGAAATATGACTTTTCATATTCATAAtgtgtctttcatttctcttggagaaTACCAGGGAAAGGTAATGTAATTTCTTTGtggcaatgaagaaaaaaatccttctctGTAAAACTTTCTTATAGTGACGACgacaacagcaacagcaacaagaGAGCCTTATCACAAGATGTTAGAACATAGATGAGATTATATTGCAATTAGCCATGTCTGTCTGAcagatttcttcctttctgaaggaAATTGTGCAGAGCATTGTATTTCAAGCCTCAAAGattttgataaaagaaaaaactgcaaTTTTTGCCACAAAAAGACAGGTGGCGTAAGcatgcaacattttttttttttaaatatataaagtgaTTATTTCTCTTGGGTTCTTTGAAAAGCTCGCTTGTGCTCGGGTTTGTGACCGAGCCCGGTGACGTCAGTGTGGCAGTGCGGAGTCAGGCGCGGCGGCTCCCTATAAGCCGAGGAGCTGTCCGGGTGCTGAAACGGCCCCAGCAGCTCAGCCGGCGGACGGAGAGGAACATGCTGTGGATCTTCTCTGAGATATAAAAAAAGAGGTAAGACTGTTTTTCCCTTCGATTTACTGGAAAGTTCTAAATCGTGCGTTCTTCCCTTAATTCCTAGTTGAGAAGAAAAAGACCATTTGGTAAGCTCATCTCTATAGAATAACTGAATAGCAACCTGCTGCTCCTCAGCCATGTAAGGACGCTATATATAGACATGAGATTGAATCTATGATTTATACCTCTTGCTATTGGATATTTATTAACGATAatgttatttatataataatatgtaaGAAGCGTGAAAAAGTTAAGGATTTTAGTGTTAATACATATGTTAATGTAAAGTTAACCAAGCctgatattttgtttctttccctaATTTATTGTTTCTCCCCCTAAGAACTAGATACAAAGCCTGGGATATAATTAATATGCCTAATATTCTTAACAGTAGGTTTCTAATGATTCAAAGGCTGTTAGACACATTAGTCATAGGGGCAACCAATTTTGtaaatagtttttttcctttgacatTTACCTTGCAAGAGCTCAAAATTaactatataaaattattttctgaattagTATACTCTGCAAGGgctttcattattatttcttaattttagtctCATGGAACTGAGATTAGAATGATCCTGAACACAGACGTCTTCCTTTATTCAGGGTGAAATGTTATCTTGGGTTATATAGGTTGGATATGACCATGAATTACAGAGAGATGATAATTATGAATACATAAAGAAACTCATAACTctagaaaatattattattattattgcattttGATTGAAAGAGGTTGTACAATATCTTGCTGAAGATTTTGAATGGGacaagtgtttcttttttctgtgtcctAACTAGTTGAATTGCTCAAATTTGATATATCTACCTGAGTTTGTCAATGCTCCAGTCTAATTTCaacagaaaagatattttaatttatgaGGCTTTAGTTCAAATCCTATATAGGATATTAGAGCTGTTGAAACCAGCTTCACTACTTAGAAGAGCTGCTACCTGGAAAAGAAATCCTTTGAATCTCATTCAAAAGCAATAATTATGTCATCCAGATTGAACCTTATAAATGACCAAAAGGTAGCACTTGTTAGGTTTAGTTTAAATAAGTGCATTGAATATTATACTCCAACTTCACAGAAAAGCCCACCTACAAGATAATGATTTCAAACACAAGCATATAACTCATATGTTAAGAATACTTTGGGATAAtggtttcaaagaaaataaacttaCTAAGGTTCTTAAAATTACTATTTCAAATGCCAATGTTGAAAATAGATTACCAAAGCTAAATTAATCCTGaaataatataaagaagaatgtataatgtaattttatttaaaccTAAGGATTTATGAATAAAATTTCTTATAGTAAACATTGATTCATAGTAAGTATTTTAGAAGTTTTCTCTGACATGCCTTTGGAGgtttttctttcagtaaattAAGTAGTCTGGTTAGTGTgaatcattttaataaatatatgcacCTGTGTTAAAGAAATTTCTGTAACTACAATCATTTCTGagctctgaaaactgaaaacattacTTAAATACCAATATGATTCAGTGAACAATGGTATTTTCTATAGTCAATATCTAAGCTAACAAAAAAATTGTACCTACAGAACTTAGCTTATTTATCACAAAACCATGATCCAGGTAGGATATCATGAACAAACTTGTGAGCTTCCTTTACAGTTATTTTATTTgcaacaaaaattttaagtattaagATAGTTTTTCAATGTTAGCAATGTCCAATGTAAAACATGTAAAAATGAATCCCCTTGCTAATTCATATGTGAGATTATAAggcattggaaaaaaaaatgaatgaagatttTTAAGTAGGAAGAATTTAACACATCGTCTGTGTTTATCTAAATTGGGAATTGCATAGTtgttattttaagattttctaacAGTATGAGTCATTTAAGATTTACAGGTCCACACCAAAATAGACATAGACATAAGTCAAGCTGAATCTGAACACTCACAAGTTCAGAAATAGACTGGTTAAGAAAACTTATGTTCTCTCTGTAGCATCTGTTATTATTTACTATACACTCTTGAGGGCTGATGAAAAGCATAACCACGATTGCATTTTGCAAGACAGTCACAAtgaaattattagaagaaatatGGAGCACAGATATTTTAAGAcagtttaatttattattttagtatGTTTATGAAGAAAAGAACTTCATTGGGGTAGCCTACCAGCTGAGATCTGAGAAGACCCACATTCTGGAGGTTATTAAGGTATAGAGCTTCCAAAATTGATAGTTGGGTTTGGTGTCAGAGTGAGAGCAGGTTGTTTCTGAAAAACATACGTGAATGAGACTCATCCAGAGGTAATTCAGTATAATTGATATTAATATGCTGTATCACTTCATTCTATATAATAATGTCACTGCTGCTGTGTTTCTACAACAAAATTAGATGGACAATTCAGGAACTAAAATACATGCTTTTTGATAGAAACTTAAGGAAAtaatgtagtgtgtgtgtgtaagcatgCCTGTTTTAAATTAAGCcaactaattttttttaccaGTGATTTCAATAGAAATGCTATACAAGATAACTGAAACTCATCTTAGAAAGTctttattaaacaaaaacaatGCATACTAAAAAACAAACTACATGTTTTgtaaattaaacaatagaatttaAGTAACCTCATATcagtgtttttgttattttaaccAAGTGAATGCCATGCAAATTTGATGCAAATGGGTAACAATTTTGCTAGATTCCTGTGGTTAGCTTGTGAGAATCATGTAGGAAATATTTATGGACTTTAAAGAGTCATCCTAAGTTTAATGTGAAATAATCTCTgctatgttttttttcccccctaatgGTCAATTACGTCTTTTGCTATAGTGTCTTCTGGTCTGTTTCATTTGTGTTAACTCATGCTTTCTATGCTTTAAGGAAATCTTTCAAACATGACAGAAGCTAAGACTCACCAGCTTGGAGCAGCCCTGTCTCTCATCCCTTTAATTTTCCTCATCTCTGGGGCCGAAGCAGCTTCATTTCAGCGAAACCAGCTGCTTCAAAAGGAACCAGACCTCAGGTTGGAAAATGTCCAAAGGTTTCCCAGTCCTGAAATGATCAGGGCTTTGGAGTACATAGAAAAGCTCCGACAACAAGCTCACAAAGAAGAAAGCAGCCCAGACTACAATCCCTACCAAGGTGTCTCTGTTCcccttcagcaaaaagaaaatggtgatGAAAGTCATTTGCCGGAAAGTTCAAGGGATTTCCTGAGTGAAGATGAATGGATGAGGATAATATTTGAAGCTTTGAGACAGGCTGAAAATGAGCCTCAGTCTGcaccaaaagaaaacaagccCTATGCCTTGAATTCGGAAAAGAATTTTCCAATGGACGTGTCTGATGATTATGAGACTCAACAGTGGCCGGAGAGAAAGCTCAAACACATGCGCTTCCCTCCTATGTATGAAGAGAATTCCAGGGACAATCCCTTTAAACGCACAAACGAAATAGTGGAGGAACAATATACTCCTCAAAGTCTGGCTACTTTGGAATCTGTCTTCCAAGAGCTGGGGAAGCTGACAGGACCAAACAACCAAAAGCGTGAGAGGGTTGATGAGGAACAAAAACTTTACacagatgatgaagatgatgtctACAAGGCCAATAATATTGCCTATGAAGATGTGGTTGGGGGAGAAGATTGGAATCCAgtagaggaaaaaatagagagtCAAACCCAGGAAGAGGTAAGAGACAGCaaagagaatgcagagaaaaGTGAACAAGTCAATGATGAAATGAAGCGTTCCGGGCAGCTGGGCCTCCAGGATGAAAATCTCCGGAAAGAGGGTAAAGACCAACTCTCAGATGATGTCTCCAAAGTAATCGCCTATCTGAAAAGGTTAGTGAATGCTGCAGgaagtgggagaaatggggaaagaGCAACCAGGCTTTTGGAGAAACCACTTGATTCTCAGTCTATTTATCAGTTGATTGAAATCTCAAGGGATTTACAGATACCCCCTGAAGACTTAATTGACATGCTCAAAACTGGAGAGAAGCCAAATGGATCAGTGGAACCAGAGCAGGAACTTGAACTTCCTGTTGACCTAGGTGACACCTCAGAGGTTGACTTAGACCATCCAGATCTGTTCCAAAATAAAATGCCCTCCAAGAATGGCTACTCCAAAATACCTGGTCGTGCTGTGACAGAGGCCCTACCGGATGGGCTCACTGTTGAggacattttaaatcttttaggGATGGAGGGTGCAGCAAATCAAAAGCCTCCATATTTTCCCAGTCAGTATAATCGAGAGAAGGGTCTGCCAAGACTCCCCTATGGTCCTGAGAGATCTAGAGCAAACCAGCTTCCCAAAGGTGCCTGGATGCCAGATGTTGAAAGCAGACAAATGGCATATGAAAACCTGAGTGACAAGGATCAAGAATTAGGAGAGTACTTGGCCAGGATGCTAGTTAAATATCCTGAGATCATGAATTCCAACCAAGTGAAGCGAGTTCCAAGTCAAGTTTCATCTGAAGATGACCTACAGGAAGAGGACCAAATCGAGCAGGTCATCAAAGAACATTTGAATCAAGGCAGCTCTCAGGAGACTGACAAACTGGCCTCAGTAAGCAAAAGGCTCTCTGTGGGGCCCCCAAAGAATGATGATACGTCCAACAGACAGTACTTGGATGA
This Equus asinus isolate D_3611 breed Donkey chromosome 19, EquAss-T2T_v2, whole genome shotgun sequence DNA region includes the following protein-coding sequences:
- the SCG2 gene encoding secretogranin-2; its protein translation is MTEAKTHQLGAALSLIPLIFLISGAEAASFQRNQLLQKEPDLRLENVQRFPSPEMIRALEYIEKLRQQAHKEESSPDYNPYQGVSVPLQQKENGDESHLPESSRDFLSEDEWMRIIFEALRQAENEPQSAPKENKPYALNSEKNFPMDVSDDYETQQWPERKLKHMRFPPMYEENSRDNPFKRTNEIVEEQYTPQSLATLESVFQELGKLTGPNNQKRERVDEEQKLYTDDEDDVYKANNIAYEDVVGGEDWNPVEEKIESQTQEEVRDSKENAEKSEQVNDEMKRSGQLGLQDENLRKEGKDQLSDDVSKVIAYLKRLVNAAGSGRNGERATRLLEKPLDSQSIYQLIEISRDLQIPPEDLIDMLKTGEKPNGSVEPEQELELPVDLGDTSEVDLDHPDLFQNKMPSKNGYSKIPGRAVTEALPDGLTVEDILNLLGMEGAANQKPPYFPSQYNREKGLPRLPYGPERSRANQLPKGAWMPDVESRQMAYENLSDKDQELGEYLARMLVKYPEIMNSNQVKRVPSQVSSEDDLQEEDQIEQVIKEHLNQGSSQETDKLASVSKRLSVGPPKNDDTSNRQYLDEDLLMKVLEYLNQEKAEKGREHIAKRAMENM